A stretch of the Aegilops tauschii subsp. strangulata cultivar AL8/78 chromosome 4, Aet v6.0, whole genome shotgun sequence genome encodes the following:
- the LOC109731468 gene encoding uncharacterized protein — protein sequence MSTTQRSESMNNELKRYISIKYDMLTFFKHFERLVSDKRCEEVKYDFKATQTTPKLKAESSYMLKQAAATYTPAIFKMVQDQVLRTLNYDTMLCDESDTKVKIYVVKFHGTQREHVVRFIPKEEKVSCSCKRFEFAGILCSHCLKVLDINNIKHIPGEYILKRWTIDAKVLDITSKCNPRDNLKARMSNRYKELCRIFVKIAARAAESEESYYKAAKCAEQLAQDVEKCLKIRADPDLVSADPHLVHVDPDLVRADPDLVSANPDLGNSSTKEGTNIASSRISKHGEGLAKPKGMKVKEKTVKGSKRPVGGFEKATSKKKKNTNDTVHLEPRGPSTGPLKKATLKKKKNTNDIIQLQPHDPPTGPMEFFTNQMAAYQLHYNAMLSASMQPSIGNAIPMPPQTQQLLAGFQPYNTAMGHPTNNMYTSLQGTVGASNSGLMTGENQDFLHQPNPTSILNASMLQSSGHTIPMPPQIQEHGNTPVGHPTNYMYTYLQQQHSTLNSSLQGSIGTSDSSLMTGQNQFFLNQPKPT from the exons ATGAGCACTACCCAAAGAAGTGAAAGCATGAACAATGAACTGAAGAGATACATTAGTATTAAATATGACATGCTTACTTTCTTTAAGCATTTTGAACGGCTAGTTTCGGATAAAAGATGTGAAGAGGTGAAGTATGACTTTAAAGCAACACAGACTACTCCCAAGTTGAAGGCTGAATCTAGCTATATGTTAAAACAAGCTGCAGCTACATATACTCCAGCAATATTCAAGATGGTTCAAGATCAAGTGCTTCGGACTCTGAACTATGACACAATGCTTTGTGATGAAAGTGACACAAAGGTGAAGATTTATGTAGTAAAATTTCATGGCACACAACGTGAACATGTTGTTAGATTCATTCCAAAAGAAGAAAAGGTTAGCTGCAGTTGCAAAAGGTTTGAGTTTGCTGGAATTCTTTGCTCTCATTGCTTAAAGGTACTTGATATTAACAATATCAAGCATATCCCTGGGGAATATATCTTGAAAAGATGGACAATTGATGCCAAAGTTCTAGATATAACAAGCAAATGCAACCCGCGTGATAACCTAAAAGCAAGAATGTCTAACCGCTACAAGGAACTATGTAGAATATTTGTGAAAATAGCTGCTCGTGCCGCTGAGTCTGAAGAATCATACTATAAGGCTGCTAAGTGTGCAGAGCAATTAGCACAAGATGTGGAGAAATGCTTGAAGATTAGAGCTGATCCAGATTTGGTTAGCGCCGATCCACATTTGGTTCATGTTGATCCAGATTTGGTTCGCGCTGATCCAGATTTGGTTAGTGCTAATCCAGATTTGGGTAACTCCAGTACTAAAGAAG GAACGAACATCGCCTCTAGTAGAATTTCAAAACACGGTGAGGGGCTTGCAAAACCAAAAGGTATGAAGGTCAAGGAGAAGACTGTGAAAGGATCAAAAAGACCCGTTGGTGGATTTGAGAAAGCAACTtcaaagaagaaaaagaacacAAATGATACTGTGCATCTAGAGCCTCGTGGCCCCTCAACG GGTCCTTTGAAGAAAGCAACTttaaagaagaaaaagaacacAAATGATATTATACAACTACAGCCTCATGACCCGCCGACG GGTCCTATGGAATTTTTCACAAATCAAATGGCTGCATATCAATTACACTATAATGCTATGCTAAGTGCTTCAATGCAACCATCAATTGGTAATGCCATCCCTATGCCACCACAGACCCAACAACTGTTGGCTGGATTCCAACCATACAATACAGCAATG GGTCATCCGACAAATAACATGTACACCTCGCTGCAGGGTACCGTTGGGGCCTCTAACTCTGGTTTGATGACAGGAGAAAATCAAGACTTCCTCCATCAACCGAATCCAACATCTATCCTAAATGCTTCAATGCTGCAATCCAGTGGTCATACCATCCCAATGCCACCGCAGATCCAAGAACACGGCAATACTCCAGTG GGTCATCCAACAAATTACATGTATACATATTTACAACAGCAACATTCCACGCTGAATTCCTCACTGCAAGGGAGCATTGGGACCTCTGACTCTAGTTTAATGACAGGACAAAATCAATTCTTTCTCAATCAACCGAAGCCAACCTAA
- the LOC141021693 gene encoding protein FAR1-RELATED SEQUENCE 7-like — MEKKVSEDVNFFYSIQVDEDELITNIFWADSKMVSDYAMFGDVICFDTTYRKLDDGRPFGLIVGVNNHKKTIVFGAALLYDETAASFAWLFRTFLKVMSGKHPRTILTDEDAAMAKAIREVFPHSHHRLCVWHMNQNACKHLAGVVDEYKKFNVDFQHCIYDIEEEDEFVGAWDKMIDKYGLRDNEWLQRLFEKKEH, encoded by the coding sequence ATGGAGAAAAAGGTCTCAGAAGATGTCAACTTCTTCTATTCAATTCAAGTGGATGAGGATGAGTTGATAACTAATATTTTTTGGGCCGACTCCAAAATGGTTTCAGACTATGCAATGTTCGGCGATGTTATATGCTTTGACACCACATACAGAAAACTAGATGATGGACGTCCATTTGGTTTGATTGTCGGGGTGAATAATCATAAGAAAACTATTGTCTTTGGTGCTGCACTTCTATATGATGAAACCGCTGCTAGTTTTGCTTGGCTTTTCAGAACTTTCCTAAAAGTTATGTCAGGAAAACATCCACGTACAATTCTCACCGATGAAGATGCAGCAATGGCGAAGGCAATTCGTGAAGTCTTTCCCCACTCTCACCATAGactttgtgtgtggcatatgaatCAAAATGCTTGCAAGCACCTCGCCGGAGTTGTTGACGAATATAAGAAGTTCAATGTTGATTTTCAGCACTGTATATATGATATAGAAGAGGAGGATGAATTTGTAGGTGCATGGGATAAAATGATTGACAAGTATGGACTGCGTGACAATGAATGGCTGCAAAGGCTATTTGAGAAAAAGGAACACTAG